CTGCGGCAGGGAGATGGGCGCTTCCTCCGGCAGCTGCACGTTGACGTGGTCGAGGGGCTGGGCGAGGGCGGGGGCCGCGAGCGCGGCGGAGCTCACCAGGGCAATAAGGGCGGAGGCAGTCTTTTTCACGCCCGTATCCTAACCCGCTCACAGCCTCTTGGCAGCGCGAGCGGCTCAGCGGGTGACGTAGAACATCAGGGCGGGGTTGAGGAGGTGTTCTTCGTCCCTTTCGAAAACACTCGTCAGCTGGTCAAATTCGCTCACTTCCGCGGGGCTCAGCTGGGCCTGCTCGCGAGGGAAAGGTGCCTGCATGCCTGTCATCATAACCCCACCGTGACAGGCATGTGATTTATCGTTATCTGCGCTGCTCAGCCATGCCAAACAGAGCCTCGAGCACCTCTTTGCCGTGGCGGCGCAGCCCGTCGTGCTGCCATTCGCTCGTCTCATAGACCCGCGCGCCGAAGACCTCGGCGGTCTCGAGCGAGAGCTCGCGCGGGACGTAGACGTCGTCGGTGTAGACCACCGCGTAAGCGTTGCCGAAACGCGCCGCGCCCGCGTAGAGGTTGCCCCAGTCCTCTTTGGCGGCCAGGGCGTCGGCCGCCTGCGCGAAGGGGCGAAGCGCCGGGTCCTCGGCGAACTGAAAAGGAAAGACGTGTTCGCCGGTGAGGTAGAACTCCTCGTCCGAGGGGTCGGCGTCCGGGGCGAAGCCCGGCAGCGTCTGCGCAACCCGCTCGGCCGCCCAGTTCGTCGCGCCCGCGACGGTGCCGCCGTAGATGGTCTCGTGGATCGCGGCGTAGAGAGGGTCACGCTCGAAGGAGACGCGCTGGCCCACCTCGGCGAGGAAGTCGGTGCGCAGCGCCCCGCCGGGGTGGAAGGGCTCCTCCAGCAGCGCGGCGAGAGCCTCGAAGCCTCCCTCCTGCCCGAGGGCCGCGCCGATGGTGCGGAAGCGCCGGGAGCTCAGCCTCTCTCCGGTGGGCACCGTCTCCTCCGAGTTGTCCAGGTGGCGGCACACCTCGCGCACGCGCCGTTCGGCAAACGGTACCTCCCGGTAGAACCTCAGGTGCCGGGCCTTGAGCTTGGCAAAAGTGGCGCGGTAGACATCTTCCGCCCCGCGCGTGAGGGTGGGCAGCCCGCCGGTGAAGAAAGCGTTGCCCACGCTATCCGGGTGCGCGCACAGGTAGTGCGCCAGGCAGAACCCCCCGAAGGACTGGCCCAGCACGTCCCAGCGCTCGATGCCCAGCTCGGCCCGCACCGCCTCGGCGTCGGCGACGATGGAGTCGGCGCGCAGGCGCGCAAGCACGTCCGCGCTGATGAGCGAGGGCACGGCGCGGTCGATGCGGGTGGAGTTGCCGGTGCCGCGCTGGTCCAGCAGCACGACCCGGTAGCGGGTGAGCGCGTGCGTGATCCACTCGTAGCGCTCGCGGGGCGCGGGGTTGCCGGGGCCGCCTTGGAGGAACAGGAGGGCGGGCTTGGTGGCGTCGCCAAGCACGCGGGCGAAGACGGTGAACCCGTCGCGCTGAATCTTCATGGCGCCTACTCCTCGTCGGTCGACAACGCCGCGACGAAGGCCTCCTGCGGCACCGTGACCGAGCCGATGGACTTCATGCGCTTCTTGCCCGCCTTCTGCTTTTCCAGCAGCTTGCGCTTGCGCGAGATGTCGCCGCCGTAGCACTTCGACAGGACGTCCTTGCGCAGCGCGCGGATGTTCTCGCGGGCGATGATCTTCGATCCGATCGCCGCCTGCACGGGCACCTCGAACTGCTGGCGCGGGATGAGCTCCTTGAGCTTCTTCGTCATCTTGTTGCCGTACCACTGCGCCGAGTCCTTGTGCACGATGGCGGAAAACGCGTCAACGGGGTCGCCCTGCAGCAGGATGTCCACCTTGACCAGGTCGGCCTCCTGCTCGCCGGCCTCCTCGTAGTTGAGCGAGGCGTAGCCTTTCGTGCGGGACTTGAGCATGTCGAAGAAGTCGAAGATGATCTCGCCGAGCGGCATGATGTAGCGCAGCTCCACGCGGTCCTCGGAGAGGTACTCCATGTTCTTCATCGCGCCGCGCTTGGACTGGCACAGCTCCATCGTCGCGCCCACGAACTCCTGCGGCACGATGATGGTCATGTTCACGACCGGTTCGTAGACCGCCTGCAGCTTCCCGCCCGGCCAGTCCGAGGGGTTGTGCACGTACTGTTCGGTGCCGTCCTCCGCCACGACGCGGTAGGTCACCGACGGCGCGGTGGAGATCAGGTCGAGGCCGAACTCTCGCTCGAGGCGGTCGCGGGTGATCTCCATGTGGAGCAGGCCGAGGAAGCCGCAGCGGAAGCCGAAGCCCAGGGCCACGGAGGTTTCGGGCTCCCACGTCAGGGAGGCGTCGTTAAGCTGGAGCTTCTCCAGCGACTCGCGCAGGGCCGGAAAGTCCTCCTGGCTGACGGGGAACAGGCCCGAGTAGACCATCGGCTTGACGTCCTCGAAGCCCGCCAGAGGCTCGTCCGCGCCTTTCGACGCCCACGTGACCGTGTCGCCCACTCGCGTCTCGCGCACGTCTTTGACGCCGGTGATGAGGTAGCCCACCTCGCCTGGGCCCAGGCCCTTCGTCTTCTTCATCGTGGGCGAGACCACGCCGATCTCGAGGATCTCGTGGCGCACGCCCGTGTTCATCATCTGCACCTGCTGGTTCGGCTCGAGTGTGCCGTCCATCATGCGCACGTAAGTGACCACGCCGCGGTAGGTGTCGTAGACCGAGTCGAAAATGAGTGCGCGGGCCGGGGCGTCGGCCCCGAACTCGGACGTGGGCGGCGGGACGAGCTCGACGAGCTTGTCGAGAAGCTGCGGCACGCCCTCGCCCGTCTTGCCGGACACGCGTAGCACCTCCTCCGGCTCGACGCCGATGATGTTGGCCAGCTCGAGGGCGTACTTGTCGGGGTCGGCCGCCGGCAGGTCGATCTTGTTGAGCACCGGGATGATCTCGAGATCCTTGTCCATGGCCATGTACAGGTTGGCCAGGGTCTGGGCTTCGATGCCCTGGGCTGCGTCGACAAGCAAGATGGCGCCCTCGCACGCCTCGAGCGCGCGCGAGACCTCGTAAGAGAAATCGACGTGGCCGGGAGTGTCGATCATCTGCAGGATCGTCTGCTGGCCGGCGAACTCGCCCGATGCCGGAGTCCACGGCAGGCGCACGTTCTGAGCCTTGATGGTAATGCCGCGCTCGCGCTCGATGTCCATGTTGTCCAGGTACTGATCGCGCATCTCGCGCGCGTTCACCACGTTGGAAAGCTGGAGAATCCGGTCGGCGAGGGTGGATTTGCCGTGGTCGATGTGGGCGATGATGCAGAAGTTCCGGATGGCCGAAGGGTCCGTGAACGTCTGCTCCGCGAAATTCGTCGTCTGCGCAGCCATAGTTCCGCCCACTCTACCGCCCCACGTGGGCAAACAAAACACGCCGATTCCACGCCAGAACCAGTTGTGAACGCGCGTTCCACCTCGTAGTGTGGACGAAATACACGCCCCCTATCCCCCCCTGCCCCAAGGACACCACATGATTTTCCATCGGTCGAAGCGCAACCACTCCAGCGCGCTCGACCAGAGCCTGGCACTTCTCAACGAGCGGCTGGGTTCCTCGCCCCGCGACACCGCGCACAAGATCGCCTCGCGCCTTCTTGTCAAACCCACCGCCAAGGTCGCCCGCAACATCTACTACGCCCCGGACATGGACGGGCAGGCCGAACCCGGCGAGATCGTCTGGGTCACCGTGCCCTCCAACCCGCCGCAGGAGCGCTCCCTGGTGGTCATCGGCCGCGAGCACCGAGACGTGCTCGGCCTGCTCATCTCCCCGGAGGAAAAGCACCGCGACGACGAGCACTGGCTGGGCATCGGCTCCGGCGAATGGGAGGACACCGGCGAACCCTGCTGGGTGCGCCTAGACAAGACGCTCATGGTCCCCGAATCGGAGGTGCACCGGCGCGGCACTTAC
This is a stretch of genomic DNA from Corynebacterium auris. It encodes these proteins:
- a CDS encoding alpha/beta fold hydrolase codes for the protein MKIQRDGFTVFARVLGDATKPALLFLQGGPGNPAPRERYEWITHALTRYRVVLLDQRGTGNSTRIDRAVPSLISADVLARLRADSIVADAEAVRAELGIERWDVLGQSFGGFCLAHYLCAHPDSVGNAFFTGGLPTLTRGAEDVYRATFAKLKARHLRFYREVPFAERRVREVCRHLDNSEETVPTGERLSSRRFRTIGAALGQEGGFEALAALLEEPFHPGGALRTDFLAEVGQRVSFERDPLYAAIHETIYGGTVAGATNWAAERVAQTLPGFAPDADPSDEEFYLTGEHVFPFQFAEDPALRPFAQAADALAAKEDWGNLYAGAARFGNAYAVVYTDDVYVPRELSLETAEVFGARVYETSEWQHDGLRRHGKEVLEALFGMAEQRR
- the lepA gene encoding translation elongation factor 4 produces the protein MAAQTTNFAEQTFTDPSAIRNFCIIAHIDHGKSTLADRILQLSNVVNAREMRDQYLDNMDIERERGITIKAQNVRLPWTPASGEFAGQQTILQMIDTPGHVDFSYEVSRALEACEGAILLVDAAQGIEAQTLANLYMAMDKDLEIIPVLNKIDLPAADPDKYALELANIIGVEPEEVLRVSGKTGEGVPQLLDKLVELVPPPTSEFGADAPARALIFDSVYDTYRGVVTYVRMMDGTLEPNQQVQMMNTGVRHEILEIGVVSPTMKKTKGLGPGEVGYLITGVKDVRETRVGDTVTWASKGADEPLAGFEDVKPMVYSGLFPVSQEDFPALRESLEKLQLNDASLTWEPETSVALGFGFRCGFLGLLHMEITRDRLEREFGLDLISTAPSVTYRVVAEDGTEQYVHNPSDWPGGKLQAVYEPVVNMTIIVPQEFVGATMELCQSKRGAMKNMEYLSEDRVELRYIMPLGEIIFDFFDMLKSRTKGYASLNYEEAGEQEADLVKVDILLQGDPVDAFSAIVHKDSAQWYGNKMTKKLKELIPRQQFEVPVQAAIGSKIIARENIRALRKDVLSKCYGGDISRKRKLLEKQKAGKKRMKSIGSVTVPQEAFVAALSTDEE
- a CDS encoding type II toxin-antitoxin system PemK/MazF family toxin, giving the protein MIFHRSKRNHSSALDQSLALLNERLGSSPRDTAHKIASRLLVKPTAKVARNIYYAPDMDGQAEPGEIVWVTVPSNPPQERSLVVIGREHRDVLGLLISPEEKHRDDEHWLGIGSGEWEDTGEPCWVRLDKTLMVPESEVHRRGTYIPPRRFERIANRLRDRFDWV